The following are from one region of the Paenibacillus sp. KS-LC4 genome:
- a CDS encoding FAD-dependent oxidoreductase codes for MKQKLVVIGNGMAGVKCVEEIYELAPEAYDITIIGAEPHPNYNRVLLSKVLQGNTALADITLNDWNWYSERGIILLTGERVERIHVEEKRVLTASGKKIAYDRLIIATGSSAFMPVLPGIQKPGVTAFRNMEDCQAMMEASQRFKRAAVIGGGLLGLEAARGLLNLGMEVDVVHNAGYLMNRQLDRMSADLLKNELMKQGMRFWLNKRTEKITGVRRANGLLFSDGTTLAADLIVVAIGISPNLAVTADSGIRTNRAIIVNDYMETNIANIYAVGECAEHQETVYGLVAPLYEQAKVLARHLCEVETEGYHGSIPYAQLKVSGVEVFSAGVIRDEEAETALQHYDAMKGTYKKVTMQGGIVAGAVLFGDSSEGSKLLGYLKRRAGIGVLKDSDSGAKTGGAASVAAAMPDGETVCACNGVSKAAIVAAIQSEGLESADQVRDKTKASGSCGGCRPMVESLVAYALSGVGGAVKAAPICGCTELDPAELKEAMLGDTFSDAASARMILAWNKPEGCLICRTAMGYYLRLAETNDAGDIQGQGQLPYPSLQSVLLSASKQEEAPSSCPISHADRLEDDGPGYIAAELVKALGNLAFPTMLKASISAGALYPAGVLVHDVGIAASPAGWELYIGGHMESPVKQAQLLMIEATEQRAAETAIACMQWYRQTAYYGEAVWKWLERVGLIAVREKLLDPDFREELLGSWQMERKQEKCAV; via the coding sequence ATGAAGCAAAAGCTTGTCGTTATCGGCAACGGGATGGCTGGCGTAAAATGCGTAGAGGAAATATACGAGCTGGCTCCTGAAGCATACGACATTACCATTATAGGCGCAGAGCCGCATCCTAATTATAATCGTGTTCTTCTCTCCAAAGTGCTGCAAGGGAACACCGCACTCGCTGATATTACGTTGAATGATTGGAATTGGTACAGTGAGCGGGGCATTATTCTGTTAACTGGCGAGAGGGTTGAGCGTATTCATGTGGAGGAGAAAAGGGTGCTGACAGCATCAGGGAAAAAGATAGCCTATGATCGCCTGATTATTGCAACCGGCTCATCGGCATTCATGCCCGTGCTCCCAGGCATTCAAAAGCCTGGCGTAACGGCGTTCCGCAATATGGAGGATTGCCAGGCGATGATGGAGGCTTCCCAGCGCTTTAAGCGCGCTGCCGTTATAGGTGGCGGACTGCTCGGGCTTGAGGCGGCGAGAGGGCTGCTGAATCTCGGGATGGAGGTTGATGTCGTTCACAACGCCGGTTATTTAATGAATCGCCAGCTTGATCGGATGTCAGCAGACCTGCTTAAAAATGAGCTGATGAAGCAGGGCATGCGTTTTTGGCTTAATAAGCGGACGGAAAAAATAACAGGCGTCCGCAGGGCGAATGGCCTGCTGTTCTCGGATGGAACAACGCTTGCTGCGGATCTCATCGTCGTAGCGATCGGGATTAGCCCGAATTTAGCCGTTACAGCGGATAGCGGCATTCGGACGAACCGTGCAATCATCGTTAACGATTATATGGAAACGAATATAGCGAATATATACGCAGTCGGGGAGTGCGCTGAGCACCAAGAAACCGTATATGGACTAGTTGCTCCGCTTTATGAACAGGCTAAGGTGCTTGCGCGACATTTGTGCGAGGTAGAAACGGAGGGCTATCACGGCTCCATTCCGTATGCACAATTAAAGGTTTCAGGTGTGGAGGTGTTTTCCGCGGGCGTTATCCGCGATGAAGAAGCCGAAACCGCGCTGCAGCATTATGATGCGATGAAGGGCACTTATAAAAAAGTTACGATGCAGGGCGGTATTGTAGCTGGAGCTGTATTATTCGGAGACAGCTCCGAAGGCAGCAAGCTGCTAGGGTATTTGAAACGCCGTGCTGGAATAGGCGTGCTCAAGGACAGCGATTCAGGCGCCAAAACAGGCGGAGCTGCTTCTGTTGCAGCTGCCATGCCGGACGGTGAGACGGTCTGTGCCTGTAACGGGGTAAGCAAAGCAGCTATTGTAGCGGCGATACAGAGTGAGGGGCTTGAATCGGCTGATCAAGTACGCGACAAGACGAAGGCTTCCGGCTCCTGCGGCGGATGCCGTCCAATGGTGGAGTCGCTCGTAGCCTATGCTTTATCGGGAGTTGGGGGAGCGGTTAAAGCGGCGCCCATTTGCGGCTGTACGGAGCTTGACCCGGCAGAGCTTAAAGAAGCTATGCTTGGGGATACGTTTAGCGATGCTGCTTCCGCAAGAATGATTCTCGCATGGAACAAGCCCGAGGGCTGTCTCATTTGCCGGACTGCTATGGGCTACTATTTGCGGCTGGCTGAAACAAATGATGCAGGCGATATTCAAGGTCAGGGACAGCTTCCTTACCCGTCGCTGCAGTCCGTGCTTCTATCTGCTTCTAAGCAAGAAGAAGCGCCCTCCAGTTGTCCGATTTCGCATGCCGACCGTCTCGAAGATGACGGGCCGGGTTATATTGCAGCAGAGCTGGTGAAGGCACTAGGTAATCTGGCATTTCCAACCATGCTGAAAGCTTCTATATCTGCGGGTGCCTTGTATCCTGCTGGTGTGCTGGTTCATGATGTCGGCATTGCGGCATCGCCAGCTGGGTGGGAGCTTTATATTGGCGGTCATATGGAAAGCCCGGTCAAGCAAGCTCAACTGCTTATGATAGAGGCAACGGAGCAGCGAGCGGCTGAAACGGCGATAGCCTGCATGCAGTGGTACCGTCAAACCGCCTATTATGGGGAAGCGGTATGGAAGTGGCTAGAGCGAGTAGGGCTTATTGCGGTAAGAGAGAAGCTGCTTGACCCTGATTTTCGCGAGGAGCTTCTCGGCAGCTGGCAAATGGAACGTAAACAAGAGAAGTGCGCCGTTTGA
- a CDS encoding molybdopterin molybdotransferase MoeA, with amino-acid sequence MAIARVDRVDIKRGLNVDEAVHCLIERALPGKVEQVLLQKAAQRVLAEDFYSPFPMPPFRRAAMDGYALHSAYTETASPAHPIRLIVTGEVQAGAVAWFAGSGGHPLINEQLTAVRIFTGAPVPDCFDAVIRQEEIQLPSLQGRQTDAVSWGMPQIQINQPIQPGKNIAEAGEDIAENSLVINKGTRLGSKEIAILASYGQERASVVAKPKVAILPVGDELLLPGQLLQPNRIYDANGFVVEAFLQELGASVIRSLPIKDEAEVIASAIKQAAEHADLVITTGGISVGDYDCVARAADCLGFEPLFTKVRMRPGPHSSAFIHRGKLLISLSGNPAACYTGLVLLVKPIVQHWIGLNGSKAEWKQAVLMDDVDKTSPYPRYIRAFVWMEAGEWRVKPLPNDKSGNIAAFAGANALAAIPSEGLRAGSHAAFLSLT; translated from the coding sequence ATGGCGATTGCCCGTGTAGATCGTGTAGATATAAAAAGAGGTTTAAACGTAGACGAGGCTGTTCATTGTCTAATTGAACGTGCGCTGCCGGGCAAGGTAGAGCAAGTGCTTTTACAGAAAGCCGCTCAGCGAGTGCTTGCCGAGGATTTTTACTCCCCATTTCCTATGCCTCCCTTTCGCCGGGCGGCAATGGATGGTTATGCACTCCATTCAGCTTATACCGAGACGGCCTCACCTGCTCATCCGATACGCCTTATCGTAACTGGCGAGGTGCAGGCGGGGGCGGTAGCTTGGTTTGCAGGCTCTGGCGGTCATCCCCTCATTAATGAACAACTGACAGCCGTGCGTATTTTTACAGGAGCTCCTGTGCCTGACTGCTTTGATGCAGTCATTAGACAGGAGGAAATTCAGCTCCCTAGCTTGCAAGGTCGGCAAACGGACGCAGTGAGCTGGGGAATGCCGCAAATTCAAATCAATCAGCCTATACAGCCGGGAAAAAATATTGCCGAGGCAGGTGAAGATATCGCTGAGAACAGCCTCGTCATTAATAAAGGCACCAGACTTGGTTCGAAGGAAATTGCCATTCTTGCCTCTTATGGGCAGGAGCGGGCTTCTGTAGTCGCAAAACCAAAGGTCGCCATCCTTCCTGTTGGAGATGAGCTGCTGCTTCCGGGCCAGCTCTTGCAGCCAAATCGAATTTACGATGCCAATGGCTTCGTTGTGGAAGCATTTTTACAAGAGCTGGGTGCCTCGGTAATTCGTTCCTTGCCAATTAAGGATGAAGCGGAGGTCATTGCTTCGGCGATTAAGCAAGCTGCGGAGCATGCGGATTTGGTTATTACGACGGGAGGTATTTCGGTAGGCGATTATGATTGTGTGGCCCGCGCGGCTGATTGCCTCGGCTTTGAGCCATTGTTCACTAAAGTGAGGATGCGCCCTGGGCCGCATTCGTCGGCTTTTATACATCGAGGAAAGCTGTTGATCAGCTTGTCTGGCAATCCAGCAGCGTGCTACACAGGGCTTGTACTGCTAGTGAAGCCAATCGTACAGCATTGGATAGGTCTCAATGGAAGCAAGGCGGAGTGGAAGCAAGCTGTGCTCATGGACGATGTGGATAAGACTTCGCCCTATCCCCGTTATATCCGCGCTTTTGTATGGATGGAGGCGGGAGAATGGCGAGTTAAGCCGCTGCCGAACGATAAATCGGGCAATATTGCTGCTTTTGCGGGTGCGAATGCACTGGCGGCAATTCCGAGTGAAGGTCTTCGGGCAGGAAGTCATGCCGCGTTTCTTAGTTTGACTTAA
- a CDS encoding YlzJ-like family protein → MSVLYTIVPLEEVLAGWQAEEKINQGREVWVDGVYMQVEPIAPGMGKVIRLIHCGLNDYLNPQLSPGAVVKF, encoded by the coding sequence ATGTCTGTTCTGTATACGATAGTTCCGCTGGAAGAGGTGCTTGCAGGCTGGCAGGCGGAGGAGAAAATCAATCAGGGACGCGAAGTTTGGGTGGATGGCGTTTATATGCAGGTAGAGCCTATTGCGCCAGGGATGGGCAAAGTCATTCGGCTCATTCATTGCGGCTTGAATGATTATTTAAATCCGCAGCTTTCGCCAGGAGCTGTTGTCAAATTTTGA
- a CDS encoding nitrate/nitrite transporter yields MVDKKAFWKSGHKPSLFSSFLYFDISFMIWILMGPLIVVIASDFPMDAAQKAKLVALPILGGSILRLVLGFMTDHIGPKKTGQIGMLVTMIPLIWGWKFVDSLTELHFVALLLGVAGASFAAALPLASRWYPPQYQGLAMGIAGAGNSGTVLTTLFANRLAQHFGGWEAVFGLALIPIAIVFVIFTIFAKESPNQPAPKKLSEYGQVLKQKDAWLFCLLYSVTFGGFVGMSNYLTIFFNTQYGLSAIQAADFTTICVIAGSFFRPVGGWLSDKLGGIRVLMTLYIGAGVMLASVSLLPSLYVVCTLLFLGMMCLGAGNGAVFQLVPQRFGKEIGIMTGIVGAAGGVGGYFLPLILGSLYQTTGSYTPGFLILSSIALLSMLLLAFIQREWKRTWIGSGGKAKIEGGQPVGS; encoded by the coding sequence ATGGTAGATAAAAAAGCGTTTTGGAAAAGTGGACACAAACCATCCTTGTTCAGTTCTTTCTTATATTTCGATATCAGCTTTATGATTTGGATTTTAATGGGACCGCTCATCGTGGTTATCGCCAGCGATTTTCCGATGGATGCTGCTCAGAAGGCCAAACTGGTCGCCCTACCTATTTTAGGCGGATCAATCCTTAGACTTGTGCTAGGTTTTATGACAGACCATATTGGACCGAAGAAAACGGGTCAAATCGGTATGCTCGTTACAATGATTCCGCTCATTTGGGGCTGGAAATTTGTTGATTCCTTAACAGAGCTGCATTTCGTTGCTCTATTGCTCGGGGTGGCTGGAGCCTCCTTCGCAGCAGCACTGCCGCTTGCAAGCAGATGGTATCCCCCGCAATATCAAGGGCTTGCCATGGGGATCGCTGGAGCAGGTAACAGCGGTACCGTACTGACGACGCTGTTTGCTAATCGGCTGGCACAGCATTTTGGTGGCTGGGAAGCGGTTTTTGGACTAGCGCTTATTCCCATTGCAATCGTATTTGTCATCTTTACGATCTTTGCCAAGGAAAGCCCCAATCAGCCCGCTCCGAAAAAGCTGTCCGAATATGGGCAAGTGCTGAAGCAAAAGGATGCATGGCTGTTCTGTCTTTTATACAGCGTTACGTTCGGCGGCTTCGTCGGCATGTCCAACTATTTGACCATTTTCTTCAACACGCAATATGGACTTTCCGCAATTCAGGCGGCAGATTTTACGACCATTTGCGTTATCGCCGGAAGCTTCTTCCGTCCTGTAGGCGGCTGGCTCTCTGATAAGCTTGGAGGTATTCGCGTCCTGATGACGTTGTATATCGGGGCTGGTGTTATGTTAGCTTCCGTTTCCCTGCTGCCTTCTCTGTACGTAGTCTGCACCTTGCTGTTCCTTGGCATGATGTGCCTCGGCGCTGGCAATGGCGCTGTATTCCAGCTCGTACCGCAGCGCTTTGGCAAGGAAATCGGCATTATGACTGGAATTGTCGGTGCAGCAGGCGGTGTTGGCGGATACTTCCTGCCGCTTATTCTCGGCAGCCTTTATCAAACGACAGGCTCCTATACACCGGGCTTCCTCATTCTAAGCAGCATTGCCCTGCTCAGCATGCTCTTGCTGGCTTTCATTCAAAGGGAGTGGAAGCGCACTTGGATTGGCAGCGGCGGCAAAGCCAAAATAGAAGGCGGCCAGCCAGTCGGCAGCTAA
- a CDS encoding nitrate reductase — MMELKVDEPKAQITAVMDTQCPFCSVQCKMRVEEERSAAWRLAYKVTAIPNAASEGRLCVKGMNAHQHALHRERLVHPLIRREGELVQATWEEALELVSSRFRSLQAEHGVDSVALYGGGSLTNETSYLLGKFARVGLRTRYIDYNGRFCMSAAASAGSKTFGVDRGLTNQLKEIERSECLILAGTNIAECQPTLMPYFSKAKENGATIIVIDPRMTGTAELADIHLQVKPGMDAALVNGMLKVIFDEGLIDRGFIRSRTKGFAELEQHVKSQNLAEIAASTGVSESLIRLAGLAFGEARTGMVFTARGVEQHADGHLAVRNFLNMVLATGKIGREGCGYGAVTGQANGQGGREHGQKADQLPGYRLIENEHDRAYVASVWGIRPEELPGKGVSAYEMMEMVHREEIKALLVMGSNPVVSNPNATLVEEGIAKLDFTVVADMFLSETALLADVVLPISAYLENTGTMTNLEGRVLLREAGRLAPGEARHDWEVLCELAKRLGRGEYFAFENSEQIFNELRLASKGGLADYYGITYDRLRKEEGIYWPCPSLDHPGTKRLFEKSFAHEDGLAVFQTVASDSPAEKTDRKFPLLMTNGRQLSHYLTGVQTHRSPALEARNVENHVEIHPHTAKKYRIEDASLVAVQSKRGVVILRCKVAESIREDTVFIPMHWGGVQNVNRATSPQLDPFCKMPDFKTSAVSIRPYLEYLQEQQA, encoded by the coding sequence ATGATGGAGCTAAAAGTAGATGAGCCGAAAGCCCAAATCACGGCAGTTATGGATACACAGTGTCCTTTTTGCAGTGTGCAATGCAAAATGCGCGTCGAAGAGGAGCGCTCGGCGGCCTGGCGTTTGGCCTATAAGGTGACAGCGATTCCGAATGCCGCATCGGAAGGACGGTTATGTGTGAAAGGGATGAATGCGCATCAGCATGCGCTGCATCGCGAGCGCCTTGTTCATCCGCTTATTAGAAGGGAAGGGGAGCTTGTGCAGGCGACATGGGAGGAGGCGCTCGAACTGGTTTCCAGTCGTTTCCGGTCCTTGCAGGCCGAGCATGGTGTGGATTCCGTCGCTTTATATGGCGGTGGCTCGTTGACGAATGAAACGTCTTATTTACTTGGCAAATTCGCTCGTGTTGGTTTGCGTACACGCTACATTGATTATAACGGACGCTTCTGTATGTCGGCGGCCGCTTCCGCAGGAAGCAAGACGTTTGGTGTGGATCGCGGATTAACGAATCAGCTGAAGGAAATCGAACGGTCGGAATGTCTGATTCTTGCCGGAACGAATATAGCGGAGTGCCAGCCGACGCTAATGCCTTATTTTTCAAAGGCAAAGGAAAACGGGGCGACCATTATTGTGATTGATCCTCGAATGACGGGAACGGCCGAGCTTGCGGACATTCATTTGCAGGTGAAGCCAGGCATGGACGCTGCGCTTGTGAATGGTATGCTAAAAGTTATTTTTGACGAGGGACTCATTGATCGGGGGTTTATTCGCAGCCGTACGAAGGGCTTCGCAGAGCTGGAGCAGCATGTAAAATCGCAGAATTTGGCTGAAATTGCAGCAAGCACGGGTGTGTCTGAGTCGCTCATACGCCTCGCTGGGCTCGCATTTGGTGAAGCGAGGACGGGGATGGTTTTTACTGCGCGTGGGGTTGAGCAGCATGCCGATGGTCATTTGGCGGTGCGGAATTTTCTTAATATGGTGCTGGCAACGGGGAAAATCGGTCGTGAGGGCTGCGGCTACGGGGCGGTCACCGGTCAAGCCAATGGACAGGGTGGACGAGAGCATGGACAAAAGGCAGATCAGCTTCCAGGCTATCGACTGATTGAAAATGAGCATGATCGGGCTTATGTGGCGAGCGTCTGGGGCATTCGCCCGGAGGAGCTCCCCGGCAAAGGGGTGTCGGCTTATGAAATGATGGAAATGGTGCACCGTGAGGAGATTAAAGCTTTACTTGTCATGGGCTCGAATCCAGTCGTCTCGAATCCGAATGCAACACTTGTGGAGGAAGGCATCGCCAAGCTTGATTTTACCGTCGTAGCAGATATGTTTTTATCCGAAACGGCGCTGCTCGCTGATGTGGTGCTGCCAATATCCGCTTATTTGGAAAATACGGGAACGATGACTAATTTGGAAGGACGCGTTTTACTTAGAGAAGCGGGTCGTCTTGCGCCTGGAGAGGCCCGTCATGACTGGGAAGTGCTATGCGAGCTGGCCAAGAGGCTTGGGCGCGGCGAATATTTTGCCTTTGAAAATTCGGAGCAAATTTTTAATGAGCTGCGTTTGGCAAGCAAGGGCGGACTTGCCGATTATTACGGCATTACGTATGATCGGCTGCGCAAGGAGGAGGGCATTTATTGGCCATGCCCATCGCTTGATCATCCAGGCACGAAACGGCTGTTCGAGAAGTCGTTTGCCCATGAGGATGGTTTGGCAGTTTTTCAAACGGTTGCGAGCGATTCCCCGGCTGAAAAGACTGACCGTAAGTTTCCGCTGCTTATGACCAATGGACGGCAGCTTTCTCATTACTTGACGGGCGTGCAGACGCACCGCAGTCCTGCGCTGGAAGCGAGAAATGTGGAAAATCATGTGGAGATTCATCCTCATACTGCAAAGAAATACCGCATTGAGGATGCCTCGCTGGTAGCTGTGCAATCGAAGCGGGGAGTGGTCATTTTACGCTGCAAGGTGGCAGAAAGCATTCGTGAAGACACCGTATTTATTCCCATGCATTGGGGCGGCGTACAAAATGTAAACCGGGCTACCAGTCCACAACTGGACCCTTTTTGCAAAATGCCTGACTTTAAGACAAGCGCGGTAAGCATCCGGCCATACCTTGAATATTTACAAGAGCAGCAAGCATAA
- a CDS encoding ClpP family protease, whose protein sequence is MWPYSMSLTGEQPEPYDEEKKKATGALDALQQLGQVSIPQAESNIFCMTIIGQIEGHMVLPPQNKTTKYEHLIPQLVAAEQNQKIEGVLIVLNTVGGDVEAGLAIAEMISSLSKPAVTLVLGGGHSIGVPIAVAGDMSFIAATATMTIHPIRLNGTVIGVPQTFEYLDKMQERVVRFVTMHSKIPEATFKELMFKTGELTRDIGTTVVGGDAVSHGLIDAVGGLGDALRELRRLVEQRRAAGVPGVFN, encoded by the coding sequence ATGTGGCCGTATTCAATGAGTTTAACAGGAGAGCAGCCTGAGCCCTATGATGAAGAGAAGAAAAAGGCGACTGGGGCGCTTGACGCTTTGCAGCAGCTAGGCCAAGTGAGCATTCCGCAGGCCGAGTCCAATATTTTTTGTATGACGATTATTGGACAGATTGAAGGGCATATGGTGCTGCCACCGCAAAACAAAACAACAAAATACGAGCATTTGATTCCGCAGCTGGTCGCAGCTGAGCAAAATCAGAAGATCGAAGGCGTGCTGATCGTTCTCAATACAGTTGGCGGAGATGTGGAAGCAGGACTCGCTATTGCCGAAATGATTTCTTCCTTGTCTAAGCCGGCCGTTACGCTTGTACTCGGAGGCGGGCATTCAATCGGCGTGCCGATAGCAGTTGCTGGCGACATGTCGTTCATTGCTGCGACGGCAACGATGACAATTCATCCCATTCGCTTAAATGGCACCGTGATCGGTGTTCCCCAAACGTTCGAATATTTGGATAAAATGCAGGAGCGCGTCGTTCGCTTCGTTACGATGCATTCCAAAATTCCGGAAGCGACTTTTAAGGAGCTAATGTTTAAAACGGGCGAGCTGACGCGCGATATCGGGACAACTGTCGTCGGCGGAGACGCGGTGAGCCATGGCTTGATTGATGCGGTAGGAGGTCTTGGAGACGCTCTTCGGGAGCTTAGGCGGCTGGTAGAGCAGCGCAGGGCGGCCGGTGTTCCGGGGGTGTTTAACTAA
- a CDS encoding ribonuclease J: MSKKNVQDKLLIFALGGIGEIGKNMYVIQYDNDIVIVDAGLKFPEEDMLGIDIVIPDISYLKENREKVRGIVITHGHEDHIGGLSYMLRSLNVPVYATKLTLGLIEGKLREAGLLGETKRILINADSEIELGSMNVSFFKTNHSIPDSVGVCLETPEGVVVHTGDFKFDHTPVNGQYADIKRMAEIGQKGVLALLSDSTNAERPGYTPSEKNVGEELKDIFRKSPQRVVVATFASNVHRIQQVINAAIATDRYIAVVGRSMVNVVGIAGDLGYLNIPDGMIVEPEAVNKLAADRVVILCTGSQGEPMSALTRMARSTHRKVDILPGDTVIIAATPIPGNERYVGRTVDELFRLGANVIYGPGSVSGVHVSGHGSQEELKLMLNLIKPKYFIPIHGEYRMLRQHALLAEAVGIEKSNIFVMENGDTVEVQGGKARRGSKVPAGNVLIDGLGVGDVGNIVLRDRKLLSQDGILVVVVTLRKQEGTIVSGPDIISRGFVYVRESEGLLDEANKIVSTTLLRLMNDKVNEWASLKTNVKDALGRFLYEKTRRRPMILPIIMEV, from the coding sequence TTGTCCAAAAAAAATGTACAGGATAAACTTTTGATTTTTGCATTAGGCGGTATTGGAGAAATTGGGAAAAATATGTACGTCATTCAATATGACAATGATATTGTGATTGTAGATGCGGGGCTTAAATTTCCGGAGGAGGATATGCTCGGCATAGATATTGTTATTCCGGACATTTCGTATTTGAAGGAAAATCGCGAGAAGGTACGCGGCATCGTCATTACGCATGGACATGAGGATCATATCGGCGGGCTTTCCTACATGCTGCGCAGCCTTAACGTTCCGGTATATGCCACGAAGCTAACGCTGGGACTCATTGAAGGCAAGCTGAGGGAGGCAGGACTGCTGGGCGAAACGAAGCGAATACTCATTAATGCGGATTCGGAGATAGAGCTGGGCAGCATGAATGTTTCCTTTTTCAAGACGAACCACAGCATTCCTGATTCCGTAGGCGTATGCTTGGAGACGCCCGAGGGTGTCGTCGTACATACAGGGGACTTCAAGTTTGACCATACGCCAGTCAATGGGCAATATGCTGATATTAAGCGCATGGCGGAAATTGGGCAGAAGGGCGTGCTTGCACTGCTGTCCGATAGTACGAATGCGGAACGTCCAGGCTACACGCCTTCGGAGAAAAATGTAGGAGAAGAGCTCAAAGATATATTCCGCAAATCGCCGCAGCGGGTCGTAGTAGCAACGTTTGCCTCAAACGTTCACCGTATTCAGCAGGTCATAAACGCAGCTATTGCTACCGATCGCTATATTGCTGTCGTTGGACGCAGTATGGTTAATGTGGTGGGCATCGCTGGAGATTTAGGCTATTTGAATATTCCAGATGGCATGATTGTAGAACCGGAGGCTGTGAATAAGCTGGCCGCTGATCGCGTCGTTATTTTATGTACGGGCAGCCAAGGCGAGCCTATGTCAGCTTTGACGCGTATGGCGCGTTCAACGCATCGTAAAGTCGATATTTTGCCGGGGGATACGGTCATTATTGCAGCGACGCCAATTCCGGGCAACGAGCGATATGTAGGGAGGACAGTGGACGAGTTGTTCCGACTTGGAGCGAACGTCATCTATGGACCGGGCTCGGTATCCGGTGTCCATGTTTCAGGTCACGGCAGCCAGGAAGAGCTGAAGCTGATGCTTAATCTGATTAAGCCTAAATATTTTATCCCCATACATGGTGAATACCGGATGCTGCGACAGCATGCTTTGCTGGCCGAGGCAGTTGGGATTGAGAAATCGAATATTTTTGTTATGGAAAATGGCGATACGGTAGAGGTGCAGGGCGGCAAGGCGCGCAGAGGCTCAAAGGTTCCGGCGGGCAATGTGCTGATTGATGGCCTTGGCGTTGGCGACGTTGGCAATATTGTGCTTAGAGATCGCAAGCTGCTTTCGCAGGACGGCATTCTCGTCGTGGTGGTGACGCTGCGCAAGCAGGAGGGCACCATTGTGTCTGGCCCTGATATTATTTCGCGCGGCTTCGTTTATGTGCGTGAATCGGAAGGGCTGCTCGACGAAGCGAACAAAATTGTATCGACGACACTGCTGAGGCTGATGAACGATAAAGTGAACGAGTGGGCTTCGCTGAAGACGAATGTGAAGGACGCGCTCGGTCGTTTCCTCTATGAGAAGACGCGCCGCCGGCCGATGATTTTGCCAATCATTATGGAAGTATAG